A genomic region of Bernardetia sp. ABR2-2B contains the following coding sequences:
- a CDS encoding ABC transporter ATP-binding protein → MITQVENPVLETHDLTVSYERKPVLWDIDLSLPKGSLVGIIGPNGAGKSTLIKAIMGLLPLSSGYVKLMDKNLDEVRDKVSYVPQRESVDWDFPISVFEVVLMGRYGKMGLMRRPSKKDKEVALQSLEQVGMSAFASRQISQLSGGQQQRVFLARALAQEADLYLMDEPFVGVDAATESAIITLLREMREAGKTVIVVHHDLQSAAEYFDWVVLLNMRLVASGETKTTLTKTLLEETYGGRLTVLSAVGDLLKKAQFPSRED, encoded by the coding sequence TTGATAACACAAGTAGAAAATCCAGTTTTGGAAACACACGACCTTACAGTTAGCTATGAACGTAAGCCTGTTCTTTGGGATATAGATTTATCGCTTCCAAAAGGTTCTTTGGTAGGAATAATTGGTCCTAATGGCGCAGGAAAATCAACGCTTATAAAAGCTATTATGGGACTTTTGCCATTGAGTAGTGGCTATGTAAAACTAATGGACAAAAATCTTGATGAGGTAAGAGACAAAGTAAGTTATGTTCCTCAAAGAGAATCAGTAGATTGGGACTTTCCGATTTCTGTTTTTGAAGTGGTTTTGATGGGAAGGTATGGAAAAATGGGTTTGATGCGTCGCCCTTCCAAAAAGGATAAAGAAGTTGCCTTACAATCTTTGGAACAAGTTGGAATGAGTGCTTTTGCTTCTCGTCAGATTTCACAACTCTCTGGAGGGCAACAACAGCGTGTTTTTTTGGCTAGAGCATTGGCACAAGAAGCCGATTTGTATTTAATGGATGAGCCTTTTGTGGGGGTTGATGCAGCTACCGAATCAGCTATTATTACACTTTTGAGAGAGATGAGAGAAGCAGGAAAAACAGTTATTGTAGTTCATCACGATTTGCAATCAGCAGCAGAGTATTTCGACTGGGTAGTGCTTCTAAATATGAGATTAGTAGCAAGTGGAGAAACAAAAACAACACTTACAAAAACTCTTTTAGAGGAAACATACGGAGGTAGATTGACGGTTTTGTCAGCAGTAGGAGATTTATTAAAAAAGGCTCAGTTTCCATCAAGAGAAGATTAA
- a CDS encoding sulfatase-like hydrolase/transferase → MNTNKRLPVLIQFFKLYTIVLLFFSAFRVMLFFTELDRIDSTVPFQDILSSFFMGLRFDIVIASYILILPYFILAVASLFKKEYKIIHRIVFYFIVFLFIIAFLICAVDIPYFNQFFARFSITAFEWFDSPVFVLKMVAQEPRYWSILIPFLILMYIFIRLVKKVFSSFSYTSNDNVYLKIGVYIFFLAVIFLGIRGRLEHKSPIRVGTAYFSNNAFLNQLGLNPNFTLIRSYLDSKKAENKSIQLMDNKVAISNVQSYFDIENPNKEKPLARNITFDSTLNQKYNVVLVIMESMSAAKMQRHGNEKNLTPFLDSISNKGYYFDNTYTAGIHTMNGIFSTLTSYPSLFRQHPMKETIMPQYSGGIYPTLLEKGYSTIYFTTHDGQFDNVEGFLKANTCERVVSKPDYPAEEVKTTLGVPDDVMFDFSLPILDDLSKKEKPFFATLMTTSDHGPYYIPDYFTPKSEDIKDQIVEYADYSLRKFITQASKKDWFENTLFVFVADHGTPIDGLYDMSIDYNHSPLLFYAPNFITEHKTFDKIAGQIDVFPSIMGLLKLPYQNNTLGIDLFSKERPYIYFNADDKYGVMDNEWFLIVRAEDNVKSLFKYKQKDTKNYASENKDIVEKMDEYAKSNMQSFQYIKNNNGL, encoded by the coding sequence ATGAATACAAATAAACGCCTTCCTGTACTGATACAATTTTTCAAGCTCTACACCATTGTTCTATTATTTTTTAGTGCTTTTAGAGTTATGTTATTTTTTACTGAATTAGACAGAATAGATTCTACTGTTCCTTTTCAAGATATATTGTCTTCGTTTTTTATGGGATTGCGATTTGATATTGTGATAGCGAGTTATATTCTTATTTTACCTTATTTTATTTTAGCAGTAGCATCTTTATTTAAGAAGGAATATAAAATTATTCATCGTATAGTTTTTTATTTTATTGTCTTTTTGTTCATCATTGCTTTTCTGATTTGTGCAGTAGATATTCCTTATTTCAACCAATTTTTTGCTCGTTTTTCTATTACAGCCTTTGAGTGGTTTGATAGTCCTGTTTTTGTTTTGAAAATGGTAGCTCAAGAGCCTCGTTATTGGTCTATTTTGATTCCTTTTCTTATTTTGATGTATATTTTTATTCGTTTGGTAAAAAAGGTTTTTTCTAGCTTTTCTTATACTTCTAATGACAATGTTTATCTAAAAATAGGTGTTTATATTTTCTTTTTAGCAGTTATATTTTTGGGAATACGTGGAAGGCTAGAACACAAATCGCCTATACGTGTCGGAACGGCTTATTTTTCGAATAATGCTTTTTTGAATCAATTGGGACTTAATCCAAACTTTACACTCATTCGTAGTTATTTGGATAGCAAAAAAGCTGAAAACAAAAGTATTCAATTGATGGATAATAAAGTCGCTATTTCTAATGTTCAAAGCTATTTTGATATTGAAAATCCGAATAAAGAAAAACCTTTAGCCAGAAATATTACATTTGACAGCACATTAAACCAAAAATACAATGTCGTTTTGGTAATTATGGAAAGTATGAGCGCAGCCAAAATGCAAAGACATGGAAATGAAAAAAATCTAACTCCTTTCTTGGACAGTATTTCTAATAAAGGCTATTATTTTGATAATACTTATACGGCAGGAATCCATACAATGAACGGTATTTTTAGTACGCTTACTTCTTACCCTTCTCTGTTCAGACAACACCCTATGAAGGAAACAATTATGCCACAATATAGTGGAGGAATTTATCCTACTTTGTTAGAAAAAGGCTATTCTACTATTTATTTCACTACTCACGATGGGCAGTTTGATAATGTAGAAGGGTTTTTGAAGGCTAATACATGCGAGCGAGTAGTTTCGAAGCCAGATTATCCAGCCGAAGAAGTAAAGACTACTTTGGGAGTTCCAGATGATGTTATGTTTGACTTTTCTTTACCTATCTTAGATGATTTGAGTAAGAAAGAGAAGCCATTTTTTGCAACTCTGATGACAACTAGCGACCACGGACCTTATTATATTCCTGATTATTTTACACCAAAAAGTGAAGATATAAAAGACCAAATTGTAGAGTATGCTGATTATTCTTTACGAAAATTCATAACACAAGCCTCTAAAAAAGACTGGTTTGAAAATACTTTGTTTGTTTTTGTGGCAGACCACGGCACACCAATAGACGGACTTTATGATATGTCTATTGATTATAATCACTCTCCGTTACTTTTTTATGCTCCTAATTTCATTACAGAACACAAAACTTTTGATAAAATAGCAGGACAAATTGATGTTTTTCCAAGTATTATGGGACTGCTCAAACTGCCTTATCAAAACAATACATTAGGAATAGATTTATTTTCTAAAGAAAGACCCTATATCTATTTTAATGCTGATGACAAATACGGAGTAATGGATAATGAATGGTTTCTCATTGTAAGAGCTGAAGATAATGTAAAAAGTCTTTTCAAGTATAAGCAAAAAGATACCAAAAACTATGCTTCTGAAAATAAAGATATTGTTGAAAAAATGGATGAATATGCTAAATCAAATATGCAAAGCTTTCAGTATATCAAAAATAACAATGGGTTATAA
- a CDS encoding metallophosphatase domain-containing protein: protein MQIIFISDTHGQHKNLHLPKLEGRKTMLIHTGDISKRGKEDEIKDFLEWFEVQDYTYKIFIAGNHDFLFETNPSLAESFIPENIIYLNNSSVEVEGIKIWGSPITPRFYDWAFNCDRGEKIRNYWQQIPLDTDILLTHGPAYGILDQTIQGLKVGCEELIQVVEKVKPKIHAFGHIHEAYGMIQKSDTTFINVSVLDIRYKLVNQPILIDWKKL from the coding sequence ATGCAAATCATTTTTATTTCAGATACACATGGACAGCACAAAAACCTTCATCTACCTAAGCTAGAAGGCAGAAAAACAATGCTTATTCATACAGGTGATATTAGCAAAAGAGGAAAAGAAGATGAGATAAAAGATTTTTTGGAGTGGTTCGAAGTTCAAGATTATACCTACAAGATTTTCATAGCAGGAAATCACGATTTTTTGTTTGAAACCAACCCTTCTTTGGCTGAATCATTTATTCCTGAAAATATTATTTACCTGAATAACTCTTCTGTGGAGGTTGAAGGAATCAAAATTTGGGGTTCGCCCATCACACCACGTTTCTACGATTGGGCTTTTAATTGTGATAGAGGAGAAAAAATAAGAAACTATTGGCAACAAATCCCACTTGATACAGACATTTTACTAACTCATGGTCCTGCTTATGGGATTTTAGACCAAACAATACAAGGCTTAAAAGTAGGCTGTGAAGAATTAATACAAGTAGTAGAAAAAGTAAAACCCAAAATACATGCCTTCGGACATATTCATGAAGCCTATGGAATGATTCAAAAATCCGACACCACATTCATTAATGTAAGTGTATTGGATATTCGTTACAAGCTTGTCAATCAGCCTATTTTGATTGATTGGAAGAAATTATGA
- a CDS encoding acetyltransferase → MKKKLAIIGSGDLGQLIAHHAKSCNFEIVGFYDDFQTQESAANKFTLLGKVSDIENDFEVNKFDEISIAIGYKHLEFKEQIIQILLAQNIPLASIIHPSAYIDSSAKIGKGVTVLPHTTVDAGCEIEDGVLLNTGVCIAHDTKIKTCCFIAPAAALAGFIKIEKRCFIGINSTIIDNISICQDTKIGAGAVVTKSITEKGLYVGIPAKKIKSLK, encoded by the coding sequence ATGAAAAAGAAATTAGCCATCATTGGTTCAGGAGATTTGGGACAACTTATAGCACACCATGCAAAATCATGCAATTTTGAAATAGTTGGTTTTTATGATGACTTTCAAACACAAGAAAGTGCTGCTAATAAATTCACACTATTAGGTAAAGTTTCTGATATAGAAAATGACTTTGAAGTAAATAAATTTGATGAGATTAGTATTGCCATAGGCTACAAACATCTTGAGTTTAAAGAACAAATTATTCAAATACTACTTGCTCAAAATATTCCATTAGCCTCAATTATTCACCCTTCTGCTTACATAGACTCTAGTGCCAAAATAGGAAAAGGAGTTACTGTTTTGCCTCACACTACTGTTGATGCTGGTTGTGAAATTGAAGATGGGGTTTTACTCAATACAGGCGTTTGTATTGCACATGATACTAAAATAAAAACCTGTTGTTTTATTGCTCCTGCTGCTGCTTTGGCTGGTTTTATCAAAATAGAAAAGAGGTGTTTTATAGGAATTAATAGTACCATTATAGATAATATTTCTATTTGTCAAGATACTAAAATTGGAGCTGGGGCAGTAGTTACTAAATCTATTACAGAGAAAGGATTGTATGTAGGTATTCCTGCAAAAAAAATCAAATCACTAAAATAA
- the rffA gene encoding dTDP-4-amino-4,6-dideoxygalactose transaminase yields MNPITFNKPYMTGKETEYIRQSVESKKISGDGIFTKKCHHFFEEKYNFKKCLLTTSCTDALEMTALLINLQEGDEVIMPSYTFVSTSNAFVLRGAKIIFADSEKDTPNIDADKIEELITTKTKAIVVVHYAGMACDMDKIMAIADKHELFVIEDAAQAVDSFYNGKPLGSIGHLAAFSFHETKNIISGEGGMLVINDDRFIKRAEIIREKGTNRSAFFRGEIDKYGWVDIGSSFLPSDIIAAFLYAQLENLEDIQNRRKDIWNKYYEGLKKLDEEKSVNLPKIPKYATNNAHMFYLVCNTIEERSALISKLKENDINAVFHYLSLHKSPFYTDKHDGRELPSCDKYANCLVRLPFYYELEEKEIEKVINTISEFYA; encoded by the coding sequence ATGAACCCTATCACTTTCAATAAACCTTATATGACAGGTAAAGAAACGGAGTATATTCGTCAATCTGTCGAAAGTAAAAAAATATCTGGTGATGGTATATTTACCAAAAAATGCCATCATTTTTTTGAAGAGAAATATAATTTCAAAAAATGTCTATTGACTACTTCCTGTACAGATGCTTTGGAAATGACTGCTCTTCTCATAAATTTACAAGAAGGAGATGAAGTCATTATGCCTTCCTATACATTTGTTTCTACTTCGAATGCTTTTGTCTTGCGTGGTGCAAAAATTATCTTTGCAGATAGTGAAAAAGATACACCAAATATAGATGCTGATAAAATAGAAGAACTTATTACTACCAAAACAAAGGCAATTGTAGTAGTTCATTATGCAGGAATGGCTTGTGATATGGACAAAATTATGGCTATTGCTGACAAACACGAACTTTTTGTTATTGAAGATGCAGCACAGGCTGTTGATAGTTTTTATAATGGAAAACCACTTGGAAGTATCGGACATTTGGCTGCTTTTTCATTTCATGAAACCAAAAATATTATTTCTGGAGAAGGTGGAATGTTAGTGATTAATGATGATAGATTCATAAAACGAGCTGAAATAATTAGAGAAAAAGGAACAAATCGTTCAGCTTTTTTTAGAGGCGAAATAGATAAATACGGTTGGGTAGATATTGGTTCTTCTTTTTTGCCTTCTGATATTATTGCAGCTTTTTTATATGCCCAATTAGAAAACTTAGAAGACATACAAAATCGCAGAAAAGATATTTGGAATAAATATTATGAAGGGCTAAAAAAGCTAGATGAAGAAAAATCAGTAAACCTTCCAAAAATCCCCAAATATGCAACCAATAATGCACACATGTTTTATTTGGTTTGCAATACTATTGAAGAGCGTTCTGCACTAATTTCAAAGCTAAAAGAGAATGATATAAATGCAGTCTTTCACTATTTATCTTTACATAAATCTCCTTTCTATACAGATAAGCATGATGGAAGAGAACTCCCAAGCTGTGATAAGTATGCAAATTGCTTAGTTCGTTTGCCTTTTTATTATGAGCTAGAAGAAAAAGAAATAGAAAAAGTAATCAATACAATATCAGAATTTTACGCTTAG
- a CDS encoding M50 family metallopeptidase, with amino-acid sequence MKNSALDRDYNSLASKKSQAVQHSSLTGLLIAAVITVVLFNVPYGRYVSYPFLILGTWFHEMGHGLMALLWGGNFNNLEMFSNGSGFARITYGGSIAGAFVSAAGLMSPPIIGAILIMAGRTQKGSKIAMGILGAALLLSVVIWVRSVFGVVAVGLWGAAIMTCAFKLPTSYKPFLVQFLGIQAWASAFVSLDYMFSDNAGSLGVSDTQSIANHLFLPYWFWGGVIALFAVFMLLVSLKIAFKK; translated from the coding sequence ATGAAAAATTCTGCTTTAGATAGAGATTATAATTCATTAGCTTCCAAAAAATCACAGGCTGTTCAACACAGCTCTCTTACAGGACTTTTAATTGCTGCTGTCATTACGGTAGTTCTTTTTAATGTTCCTTATGGACGTTATGTTAGTTATCCTTTTTTGATTTTAGGAACATGGTTTCACGAAATGGGACATGGACTGATGGCACTTCTTTGGGGAGGAAATTTTAATAACCTAGAAATGTTCTCTAATGGTTCTGGTTTTGCTCGTATTACTTATGGAGGAAGTATTGCAGGTGCTTTTGTATCTGCTGCTGGGCTTATGTCTCCTCCAATAATAGGTGCAATATTGATTATGGCTGGACGGACTCAAAAAGGCTCAAAAATAGCGATGGGTATTTTGGGAGCAGCATTACTTCTTTCTGTTGTGATTTGGGTACGTTCTGTTTTTGGAGTTGTGGCTGTTGGGCTTTGGGGAGCTGCTATTATGACGTGTGCTTTCAAATTGCCAACATCTTACAAACCTTTCTTAGTTCAATTTTTAGGCATTCAAGCTTGGGCTAGTGCTTTTGTTAGTTTAGATTATATGTTTAGTGATAATGCTGGTTCATTAGGTGTTTCGGATACACAATCGATTGCAAACCACCTTTTCTTACCCTATTGGTTTTGGGGAGGAGTGATAGCTCTTTTTGCTGTTTTTATGCTTTTGGTAAGTCTAAAGATAGCTTTTAAGAAATAA
- a CDS encoding glycerophosphodiester phosphodiesterase codes for MKKVAKYIVVIIVAILVTIILLGGGFGDKEKIVMNNGNPILFAHRGVTESNIENSVDAFDKSKALGFSAIETDISRTKDGKLIIFHDDKTKRLLNIDKNINELYWEEVKDKYLYYNGKETKNKVLSLEQFLSRIDESTILYLDIKESSKVVADSILFLMEKYKDNKNIIIADANIFFLIYLETKNPKLITGLEGFNKGKEWLYYLLPKNFKPDFYSSFIRHVDKSHMLFLKNNDLLNNRIVYGVNNENMSDVLELGLHNVIFDYDSKTDTSDVKSIELRLAKNKMQ; via the coding sequence ATGAAAAAAGTAGCGAAATATATTGTAGTTATCATAGTAGCAATACTTGTAACTATAATCCTTTTAGGAGGAGGCTTTGGAGATAAAGAAAAAATAGTAATGAATAATGGAAACCCCATTTTATTTGCTCATCGTGGGGTTACAGAATCCAACATAGAAAATAGCGTTGATGCCTTTGATAAAAGTAAAGCATTGGGTTTTAGTGCCATCGAAACGGATATAAGTCGTACAAAAGATGGGAAATTAATTATTTTTCATGATGACAAAACCAAACGACTTCTGAACATCGATAAAAACATAAATGAATTATATTGGGAAGAAGTAAAAGACAAATATTTGTATTACAATGGAAAGGAAACAAAAAATAAGGTACTGTCATTAGAGCAGTTTTTAAGTAGAATCGATGAATCTACTATCTTGTATTTGGACATAAAAGAATCTTCAAAAGTAGTGGCAGATAGTATTCTTTTTTTGATGGAGAAATATAAAGACAATAAAAATATCATCATTGCTGATGCAAATATCTTTTTCCTTATTTATTTAGAAACGAAAAATCCAAAGCTAATAACTGGACTGGAAGGGTTTAATAAAGGGAAAGAGTGGTTATATTATTTGTTACCCAAAAACTTCAAACCTGATTTTTATTCTAGTTTTATAAGACACGTTGATAAAAGTCATATGTTATTTTTAAAAAATAATGATTTGCTCAATAACCGAATTGTTTATGGTGTCAATAATGAAAATATGTCAGATGTTTTGGAGTTAGGTCTTCATAATGTGATTTTTGATTATGATAGCAAAACAGATACAAGTGATGTAAAAAGTATAGAGCTTCGCTTAGCAAAAAATAAAATGCAGTAA
- a CDS encoding acyltransferase: protein MEQKKEKRIFFKGLNELRAIAALAVVFHHIELYKRMGELSSLLDISYFSYFISTIGKNGVYLFFVLSGFLITYLLFAEQEKYNKINVKDFYVRRVLRIWPLYYMIVFLSFFIVPLLPDLLPFLNGETSYMSRINVISDSFYFKLGLFLVFFSHIALSFGYYIAGASQTWSVSVEEQFYLFWPILLKVFKKNIIYVAICIIIFRPLGVKSLNYLINHYPIFDFKLFRYLLIYFQTFPVHFMCIGALFAYLFYYHKELVLRLFSYKIIIFGLYVSTVVLLFYPIRILHHGLPVLFGGIILHVITAKGVLENQKTSLNFLGKISYGIYMYHPIIMFLCFGFINSLDIQNLLVYNILIYFSILSLTIGISYLSYTYFEKYFLNFKHKFSKVKSGNN, encoded by the coding sequence ATGGAACAAAAAAAAGAAAAACGAATTTTTTTTAAAGGACTAAATGAACTGAGAGCCATCGCTGCTTTAGCTGTTGTTTTTCATCATATAGAACTTTATAAGCGAATGGGAGAATTATCATCCCTTTTAGATATTTCTTACTTTTCTTATTTTATATCTACAATAGGTAAGAATGGAGTATATTTATTCTTTGTATTGAGTGGTTTTTTGATTACCTACTTATTATTCGCAGAACAAGAGAAATACAATAAAATAAATGTAAAAGATTTTTATGTACGAAGAGTTCTTCGTATTTGGCCTCTTTATTATATGATTGTTTTTCTTTCTTTTTTTATTGTACCTCTGCTTCCTGATTTGCTTCCCTTCTTAAATGGAGAAACAAGTTATATGAGTAGAATAAATGTTATTTCTGATTCTTTTTATTTCAAGTTAGGTCTTTTTTTAGTGTTCTTTTCTCATATTGCTCTATCATTTGGCTATTATATAGCAGGTGCATCTCAAACGTGGTCAGTAAGTGTAGAAGAGCAATTTTATCTTTTTTGGCCTATTTTATTGAAAGTTTTCAAGAAAAACATAATCTATGTAGCCATATGTATTATTATCTTTAGACCATTAGGAGTTAAATCTTTAAATTATTTAATAAACCATTACCCCATATTTGATTTCAAACTATTTCGGTATTTACTAATTTATTTTCAAACGTTTCCAGTTCACTTTATGTGTATAGGGGCTTTATTTGCCTATCTATTTTATTATCATAAAGAACTTGTCCTTAGACTATTCAGCTATAAAATTATCATTTTTGGACTCTATGTATCGACAGTTGTATTGCTTTTTTATCCTATTCGCATTCTACACCATGGACTTCCTGTCTTATTTGGAGGAATAATACTTCATGTAATCACAGCAAAAGGAGTATTAGAGAATCAAAAAACAAGTTTGAATTTTTTGGGCAAAATTTCTTATGGTATTTATATGTATCATCCTATCATAATGTTTTTATGTTTTGGTTTTATAAATTCGTTAGATATTCAAAATTTACTCGTATATAATATTCTAATTTATTTTTCAATTTTATCTCTAACTATTGGCATTAGTTATTTATCTTACACTTATTTCGAAAAATATTTTTTAAACTTCAAACACAAATTCTCTAAAGTTAAAAGTGGAAATAATTAA
- the ppk1 gene encoding polyphosphate kinase 1 yields MISPEKIEEVIEQSQYLSRDLSWVQFNYRVLDQVTAERRTILEKFKFLAITASNLDEFFMIRVGSLYNYMDYNKQRLDYSGLRELPFRQKLLHESQEFVQKQYQYLHDLLPNCGENNFRIIDGEEILKEEEQEVADYFQNTIFPMLTPMVYDNYHTFPILMNKLLVFGVVTNIKGASKASRKVSFIQIPQNLPRFFEMNRGETVIFLPIEEIIRKYIDKFFRNVDILGVSLLRITRNGDFTLDESDDMEVDFVQEVKQKLKTRKTGRVVRLEIEKNYSTWMLSLLKSRWDIEEDNVFEVEKLIDLTSLWQIVGHKDLSEFLPLPQEPVKPLAFLRQEESTQKKRNDDSIFDRIKKEDIVLHHPYNSMEPVLEMIEEAAEDPNVLAIKTTIYRLAKDSRITSALLRAAENGKHVSVLFEVTARFDEENNIREAKKLQQAGCFVIYGVTQLKTHTKIMLVVRKEGQNVVRYVHMSSGNYNESTAKLYTDIGLLTTNEIYARDVSEFFNAITGHSDPDRYEQLLTAPNFMRHQLIALIQNETRNALDGLPAGICVKVNSLQDKLFIDALYEASQAGVPIELIVRGICCIRPKRAGLSENINVRSIVGDFLEHSRIFYFHNNGNPKIYSGSADAMVRSFDRRIESLFLLLNENAIQQATNLLCYNLRDTMNSYILHEDSNYYKYKRSEGEPIFNQHEEFFLITPESVSKANLYEEFLKPNQKLITPQSQIQNNEVEN; encoded by the coding sequence ATGATTTCGCCAGAAAAAATAGAAGAAGTAATCGAACAAAGCCAGTACCTAAGTCGTGATTTGAGTTGGGTGCAGTTTAATTATAGAGTTTTAGACCAAGTAACGGCAGAGCGTCGTACCATTTTGGAGAAATTCAAGTTTTTGGCGATTACAGCTTCTAATTTGGACGAGTTTTTTATGATTCGGGTAGGTAGTTTGTATAATTATATGGATTATAACAAACAACGCCTAGATTATTCGGGTTTGCGTGAGCTTCCATTTCGTCAAAAATTATTACACGAAAGTCAAGAGTTTGTACAGAAACAGTATCAATACTTGCACGATTTACTTCCTAATTGTGGTGAAAATAATTTTAGAATTATTGATGGCGAAGAAATTCTGAAAGAAGAAGAGCAAGAAGTAGCCGACTATTTTCAGAATACCATCTTTCCGATGCTTACGCCAATGGTGTATGACAACTACCATACATTTCCAATTTTGATGAATAAATTGCTTGTCTTTGGTGTAGTTACCAATATTAAAGGAGCAAGTAAGGCAAGTAGAAAAGTATCTTTTATTCAGATTCCTCAAAACCTTCCTCGTTTTTTCGAAATGAACAGAGGAGAAACAGTCATTTTCCTTCCTATTGAAGAAATTATCAGAAAATACATCGATAAATTTTTTAGAAACGTAGATATTTTGGGAGTAAGTCTGCTTCGCATTACTAGAAATGGCGATTTTACGCTAGATGAAAGTGATGATATGGAAGTTGATTTTGTGCAAGAAGTAAAACAGAAGCTCAAAACTAGAAAGACAGGGAGGGTAGTTCGTCTTGAAATAGAGAAAAACTATTCAACATGGATGCTTAGTCTTTTGAAATCTCGTTGGGATATTGAAGAAGATAATGTTTTTGAAGTAGAAAAATTAATTGACCTTACTAGTCTTTGGCAAATCGTGGGGCATAAAGATTTATCTGAATTTCTGCCTCTTCCTCAAGAACCTGTCAAGCCATTGGCATTTTTGCGTCAAGAAGAAAGCACACAGAAAAAACGCAATGATGATAGTATTTTCGATAGAATAAAGAAAGAGGATATTGTTCTTCATCATCCATATAATAGTATGGAACCTGTTTTGGAAATGATAGAAGAGGCTGCCGAAGATCCAAATGTACTGGCAATCAAGACGACCATTTACAGACTAGCAAAAGATTCAAGAATTACATCGGCACTCTTACGTGCTGCTGAAAATGGAAAACACGTCTCTGTTTTGTTCGAAGTAACAGCTCGTTTTGATGAAGAAAATAATATCAGAGAAGCCAAGAAACTGCAACAGGCAGGTTGTTTTGTGATTTATGGAGTTACACAACTCAAAACGCATACAAAGATAATGTTAGTTGTCCGAAAAGAAGGACAAAACGTAGTGCGTTATGTTCATATGTCTAGTGGAAATTATAACGAATCTACTGCAAAGCTCTATACAGATATTGGGCTTCTGACAACCAATGAAATATATGCAAGAGATGTTTCAGAGTTTTTCAATGCCATTACAGGACACTCCGACCCAGACCGTTATGAGCAACTTCTGACTGCACCAAACTTTATGCGTCATCAACTTATTGCGCTCATTCAAAATGAAACTCGCAATGCACTAGATGGACTTCCAGCAGGAATTTGTGTAAAAGTAAATTCGTTACAAGACAAACTCTTTATCGATGCACTGTATGAGGCCTCCCAAGCAGGTGTTCCGATTGAGCTAATTGTAAGAGGAATCTGCTGTATTCGTCCAAAAAGAGCTGGACTTAGTGAAAATATTAATGTTCGTTCGATTGTGGGAGACTTTTTGGAGCATTCACGTATTTTTTATTTTCATAATAATGGCAATCCAAAAATTTATAGTGGAAGTGCTGATGCGATGGTGCGTAGTTTTGATAGAAGAATCGAATCTTTGTTTTTACTATTAAATGAAAATGCAATTCAACAGGCTACTAATTTATTGTGTTATAATTTGAGAGATACAATGAATAGCTATATTTTACATGAAGACAGCAATTACTACAAATACAAGCGTTCAGAAGGTGAGCCTATTTTCAATCAGCACGAAGAGTTCTTTTTGATTACACCAGAGTCTGTCAGCAAAGCAAATTTGTATGAAGAATTTTTGAAACCTAATCAGAAGTTGATTACCCCTCAAAGTCAGATTCAGAATAATGAAGTGGAAAATTAA